The DNA region GCTATTAGGCGATGTTAGCATCGCGAACGCGTCGCCACGGTATTCGCCCAGCCGCTGCGCTATTACGCCCAGCGCTTCATCCCAGGTCGTCTCTTCCAGCTTTCCATTCTTGCGGACCATCGGCCGCTTCAGCCGCGACTTCTGGTTCACAAAATCAAGGCCGAACTTGCCCTTGAAGCACGCCTGCCCCTTGTTGGCCGGCGCGTTTATCTCAGGAATCGAGCGCACCATCTTGCCGAAGCTGTTCACTTCCAGGTTCAACTGGCATCCAATGGGGCACTGAGGGCACACCGTCCGCTCCACGCGACGCGCCTTCTCCCACTTGTGGTCGCTTTCCACCAGCGCCCCCACCGGGCATACATCCACGCACGCGCCGCAGAACTCGCATCCCGATTCCAGCAGCGACGTCCCAAACGCCGTCCCGACCAGCCCCTTGCCCGACCTCTCGATAACCGTCAGCGCGTTGTCCCCTCGTACCTCCTCGCACACCCGAACGCACCGCACGCAAACAATGCACAGGTTATAGTCTCGGTCGTAGAACGGGTCTCCAACCTCGATAGGCAGCTTGCGGTATCGGTAGTTTAGGGGCGACTCCAGATTCATCCCCAGATAACGTACTGTATCTTTCAACTCGCATCGTTCATTCTTGGGGCAGGTTACGCATCGGTCGTTGACCGACACGTGGCGCAGGCACACGTCCTCCGGCCCGCACAGATCGATTCTATGGCACGTAAGGCACCCGTGGGGATGCTCGGCCAGCAGCATGTCCATAATATTGCGGCGCAGCTCGTTGACTTGCGTAACCCCGCTCTTGATAACCATCTTGTCAGCCACCGGCAGCGTGCAAGATGCCGGAAAACCACGCCCCGGGTTCCCTCGCCCGTCGTCCGCCACCTCCACCACGCACATGCGGCAGGCGGCGTAGGGCTTCATTCCCTGGTGGTAGCACAAATACGGCACGTATATGCCCGCGTCGATGGCCGCCTCCAGCACCATCTTTCCAGGCCTGGTCTTTATCTGGACGCCATCAATCGTGATGGTTATCTCGTTGGTCTGTACCATTAATACCTCCGGGTCTTCACCGGGGGATTCCAGGGCTCGTTACACCGGCCCGTGGGACAGACCTTGTCCCTCAGGTGCTGGTCGAACTCAGAGCCAAAGAATTTGAGCGCCGACGACACCGGGTTGAACCCCAACTGCCCGTGGCCACACAGCGACCCGGCCTGCATGCTCTGCCCAACTGACCGCATCAGCTCCAGGTCCTGCGCCGTCCCTTCAAATCGGCAAATGCGCTCTAGCACCTCCAGCAGATGGCTCATGCCCGTCCGGCACGGGAAGCACTTGCCGCACGATTCGTATTGGCAGAACGCCACCAGGTTGCGAGTCAGGTCCACAACGCATGTGCTCTCATCCGCAGCGATAATCCCCCCGGAACCCAATATTGCTCCCGCCTTAGCCATAACCTCGAAGTCTAGCGCTATATCCATACCATCCCCAGATAGCACGCCGCCTAGAGGGCCGCCCGTCTGCAACACCTTTATCCGCTTGCCGCTCCTGGAGCCTCCCGCCATGTTCTCAATGACATGACGCATAGTGACGCCCAGCGGCACTTCCATCAGTCCCGTGTACTTCAAGTCTCCGGATAGGCACAAAATCGCCGTGCCTTTGCTCTTATCTTGGCCAATGGACGCAAACCAGTCGCCGCCTTTCAAAATAATCTGCGGCACGTACGATAGTGTCTTCACGTTGTTGATATTGCTGGGCTTGCCGAACAGTCCCACCTGCGCCGGAAACGGCGGGCGGTATCGAGGCATCGAACGCTTCCCCTCAATGGCCTCCATCAGCGCCGTCTCCTCCCCCGCTACATACGAGTCCCCCGTCAGCGCCACCTCGGCATCGAAGCCGAAGTTGCTGCCCAGAATGTTCTTCCCCAGCAGCCCCAGTTCGTAAGCCTGGTCGATGGCCTTCCATGTTCGGTCTATCGGCCCTTCGTGTCCATGCCTAATAAACACATACCCCTTAATAGCGCCTGTGGCGTACCCCGACAGGATAAGCCCTTCCAGCAGGCTGTGCGGGTCGCTCTCTAAAATACCCTTGTCGTTAAAAGCGCCAGGATCGCCTTCTTCGCAGTTCACCAGCACGTACTTCACCGGCTGCTTGGATACCGCCAGGAAGTTCCACTTCGTGCCTGTCGGAAACGCCGCGCCGCCACGCCCTCGCAGTCCCGACTTCGTGACTTGCTCCCTCACCTGCTCCGCTGTCATCGACGTCAACGCTTTGTGTAGAGCAGCGTAGCCATCATTGGCGATGTACTGGTATATATCCATCGGGTCGACATGCCCTGCGTTGCGAAGCGCAATCCGCACCTGCCCCTTCATCATTGGATGGTCGGCCAGCTTGGCCAGACCTGGCATCACCCCGCCTGCGTCCACCACCCCAAGGGCCAGGTCCGCCGCGGGCTTGTGATGCACCAGATGCGACTGGACGATATGGCACGCCATTTCAGGTGTTACGTTGTGATATACGACGCGAGGCGTATTCGGCGCGCTCACGTCCACCAGCGGCTCCGCGAAGCACGGCCCCAGACAACCCACCTCGCTGATAGTGGCCTGCATATGCCGCTTCTGTAGCTCCGACTTCAGTGCCGCGATGACCGCGTCCGCCCCGGCGGCCTTCCCGCACAAGGCTGTGCCTACCCTTATCCACGGTTTGGAGCTAAGCTCCTGCTGTCGCTGCTGAGCAGCCGACTTCAGTTCGGCAAAATTAGGAGGCATGCCCGCCCCCTATCGATTCGCCCCGCTTTAGACGCTCCGCCGCGTCGGCTGCGTGGGACGGCGTCATACGTCCCATGAGATGATGGTCCACGCTTACAACCGGTGCGTTGGAGCAAGCCCCCAGGCAAGTGTTATATCGAAGCGTAATGGCTCCGTCCGCAGTCGTCCCTTCGCTGGGAAGCCCCAGGGACTTCAAGACCTGGTCCGCCACCTTCTGCGCCCCCACCAAGTGACACGTCGGCCCCCAGCACACCTCCATCCTATGCTTTCCCAGTGGCTGTGTCTGGAAGTTGGTGTAAAACGACACCACGCCCCACACGTCGTTAATGGTGGCCTCAGTAAACTCCGCCACCTCCTCCACCGCCTCCGCTGGAATCCAGCCCAGCTCGTCCTCCACGGCCAGCAGGCAAGAGAGTACCGTTACGGTCTTCTGCTTCTGGCCTTTTATAGCCTTGCGCACCCTGTCGCGGATGCTCTGGGCTGTGGAGGTCACTGCGTCTCCGTGGACTTCGTGAATTTTCTAACTAATGGAACGCAAATACTATCACAGGAGTTTAGGCTATTCAATGTCTATTACGAAGACTGTAAACCGCGTTCTTCTATCGTTCGGAGGCCCCGCTGTCCGACAACACCATCCTCGCCACCTCTCTGCCCAGCTTCACACTGTAGTTGGTACCCCTATCTTCTGGATATATCTGCGTCGTGTTCGCCAGGTAGAGACCTTTTATCGGCGTTCGATTGTTCGGTATCCGCTGACCGTAGTTCACGCCAATAATCGGCTGGGCCGCGTCCACCTTATGATGGTGATAGTCCTTAATCCAACTCCTCTCGAACTGCGAGTTAATCCGCTTCAGGTGCGGCAAGTAATGCTCAAGCAGCTCCTCCGCGCTCATCTGGTACAGCGGCTCGTCCGTGGCGGGATAGTTGGTTAAATAGACGACGTGGCTCCCGCCGTACAGCGATGTCGGCACAAAGTTGGTCTGCTCGATGAGTCCCACAAAGGGTATCGACCGGTCGGCAATGTTTACCCAGTACTTGGGCGTCAGCGGCCGGTCCAGCACCAGTATCGCCAGCACTGCTGAAAGATAGCTCACGCTGGTTAACTTCTCCAGGTAGTCCTTCGGCAACTGCGGCGCTAATCGAGTAAATATATATGACGGTGTGGTGGCAATGACCGCATCGTACCGGCGGCTCTCCGGCGGCCTCCCTCGCCACTCCAGGTCCAGTCCCACCGCCCGGCCCTCCTCCACCACTACCCGCTTCGCCCCCGCCTGGATATGCACCTCCCCGCCCTTCTCTTTAATCTTCTCACCCAGCACGTCGAAGACCTCTCCGAAGCTCCCCATGGGATACCCCAGCGACTCCCTATCCCACAACCGCTTCCTGGACGCCACCCTCAGATGTATCTTGCACCACAGCCAAGCCATGCTTATCTTGTCGTAGTGCCTGCCGAATTTTCCCCGCAGCATCGGCTCCCAGATAACCTCGTAGGGCCTTCTCCCCACCCGCTTCTCAAGCCACTCCCTCGCCGTCACCTCCTCAAACCGCTTCCAGCTGCTAGTCTTTTGCAGATAGAGCGTCGTCAGGCCCAGCCTTACCCTGTCCGGCAGGCTCAAAGGCTTGAACTTCAGCAGGTCCTTAGGTGACGCGAAGTCCCATATCCTGTCCCCATGAAACAACCCTACCTTTGAATATATCCACGCCAGCTTGTGCCCTAGGCCAATCTCGTTGATTAGCTCCACCATCGACGTGTCGCTGCGGAACAGGTGGTGGTAGCCCTTCTCCAACCTGCCGCCTCCCACTTCGAAAGTTGAGGCCTGTCCCCCCAGGAACGGCGCCCGCTCGAACACTTCCGCCCTATGCCCTCGTTGCATAAGCTCATGGGCCGCCGCCAGGCCCATGGCGCCGCCGCCGATAATGCCTACCTTCATGACTCTTGCGCTTCCTGAGACGTCATGTGTTCGACTCTCGCTTTGGACGTCTCCGACAGAGCCTCCGACCCCCTTGCTAGCCTTCCCAGCGATACATGGCCCACCCACAGGAATACTAACCCCAGCACCGTCACCGGCAGCAGAAGTGCCACATGCACCAGAATGGCGTAGGCCCCCGCTACTCCCTGGCCCACCCCTACCAGCACCAGGGCCGCCGCCGCAGGAAACTCAAAGGTGCCAATGGACCCCGGCGATGATGGGATTGAGCTCGCCAGGTTGGACGCTGCCATGACCAGCAATACTACGGGCACTAGCAGCCATGCCGGCTCAAAAACTTGATGTAAACCAAACGAATAGGCAATAAGCAAATACAGCGCGCCCTCGAAAAGCCAGATGGGCAGCGACCAGAGGAAAAGTCCCAGGTGGCGCCGAGGCTTCCGCAGCACCATCAGCCCTTCGATGAAAAGACTGATAAGTTTCTGCACCTTTGGCCGGAGTTTCGATGGGAAAATCCTGGAAAGGTTGTAAATAGTCCGTGCGAATCCTGGCTTTATGGCCAGCATAGTCAGCACGATTATCGCCGCCACGAACACCGCCGCCGCCAGGGCCCCCAGCAGAGCCCACGACCACCGCTGCGAACTGCTGGCCCCATCTAACAAGTCGTACCCCAACAGGAACGGCACCGCCGCCAGCGCCATCAGCAGCAAGGTGATACCGTCGTACACTCGCTCCACCGCTATAGTGGCCAGCGCGGTGCTGGCGCTGAAATCCTCCCGCCGTCGCAGGTAATAAGACCTTGCTAGCTCTCCCAGCCTCACAGGCAGCAGGTTGTTGGCCATGTACCCCACCACCACCACCGGAAATAGGCGCAGCGCCGCAAACACACGCAGCGGCGACAGCAGATACCGCCATCGCAGCGTCCGAAAGAACACCGCCCCAAAGTAAAATGCCGCCGCCGGCGCCAGATACTTCAACTCGGCATCGGCCAACGCTTCGCCCATCTCTTTCTCGTCCACTGTCAGGAAAAAGAGGGCAATGAATACCAGACCTACCATCAGGCCAAAGATAAAGCTTCGAGGTTTTATCAAAAGTTGCGCTCAGGCTGAAAGTAAGAACATCATTTCAGTATATCTTGTGTTTGGTTTTGGTCAAAAGCCGCGTCTTCACTTAGACTAGTCTGCTGCACGGACAAATATGTAAAGAATTTAGTGTCCCACCACTCTGAGCTCAGCTTCCGGTATAAGAAGTAGTCTAGACCTCCGCGCCACGACTCTTTATCTTGCACCCTGTCCCGCGCAAAGGATATGTCTTTCGGCAGCTCTTCCCGGAAGCTCTCTTTCTTACGATCCTCATCCGGACGCCGATAGACCTCCGGAAACCATAGCAAGTCCCTATGCGGCCCCGTCTGGGCGTACTTAGTCAGATGAATCGCATCCCGCCTCCCGTGAGAGTCCAACAGCGCCAGCGCCCCCGCTTCGGACGTCTCGCTGATCTTGTTGCACCAGTCCACATAACCCGCTTCGTCAGGGTCCTTGAAACATCTGAACTCTATATATTTATCGCTGCGAACATACCAGGCGAAGGGATACCAGATCTCGTAGTCCACCAGCGCCTTCTTTTCCGGAGGAAGATCCGCCATCTGGTCCCTTAGCTCCTCCGACAACGTCCTTATATCCTCACTGGCGCCGGCGTATACCAGCAGCTCCACCGGGTAATCGTCGCGAGTGTACGCCGCCCGACCGGCGCTGAACGCCGTGAACCCCAGCATCAGCACTCCCACACTCAGCAGGCTCAGGGCAATCCCCACCCTGGGCCTCGCCAGCCATATCAGGTTTCCTACCACGATTACTAGCACCACTGTCGATGCCAGAGCTGTCCAGCTTCGCCAGTCGTTGAAGTTGTCGGCTGCCAGGAACCGCTGCAGCAGATAGACCGCCGCCACCAGCAGGGCGGGGGCCGCCACCACCAGAATAATGCCCCTGTTCGCCACAAGCCGCCGCCACAGCAGTCCGTCAAACAAATCGCCGGCAAACTTTCCCGCCAGCATGGCGAAAGGCACCGCCAGGTTCGCCGTCAGCCACGGCATCTTCTCCCCAGCTACGCTGTAAAGCGCAAAAGTCATCAGCGACCAGAGAGCCAAAGCCAGCCCCAGGAATTCCCTTTTCAAAAAATAATATCCCACGCCTATAAGACCAAAGACTAAAGGCAAAAACTCATAGACCGACATGGTCAGAATGTAGTAGAACCAGGGCTGGTTCCCTCGTGTCACATCGTGCTGCGCTATCCAGTATCCCAGGCTCTGCCATACCCCGGTAAAGGCCCCGCCGAGGCGCGTACAAGCGACATCCACTACCCCCGACAGCGTGTCCGGACATTCGACATAAGGCCGGGTTAAGGCCCCGAACATGCTGGTATAAAAAGCCAGCCATAGGAAATAGAAAATCCCAGCGCTGATCAGCCACACACGCCAGTTCCACATCAGCCCCAGCGCCGCCGCTGCCGTTGCCGTCCCAATCAGGATACCCCCAGCCGCAAGGTAGCTCTGGCTGACTTCCACGTCGGCCAAAGCTAGAACGGCGTAAGCGGCCATAGCGATTAACATCAGCCCTCCAACTAGGACTACACGCCGTGATTTTGCCTTCACAACACCCACCACCCTGCCGCTGCTATCCCTGATGGACTCGCGCTTTTCCCTCGCCATGAAGACACCTAATAACCCCAATACCGCTATACCACCCAAAATAAAGGCGTCAGCCAACGCAGGCAGGTTGATCACCGCCGGATTCAAAAACGGGGCTCCCCATAACGGCAGACCCACCGGGTTCCGTCCATCGTCCGCCGTATACACCAGCACCATCCCCTCGCTCCCAGACCAACCAGGCACCAGCGAGATCAACGCCGACCACTGGGGCAGCGTCAGCGTCCCTATGAGTAGCAGCATCGTCGCCGGCGATGCCATATCCTTCAGCCGTTTTCGACGAAGCCCCAGCCGCATCAGGTCTTTCATCGCCAGAGGCAGCAGTAAGACTACAGCAATACCAATCACTATGAACGCCGTCTCTTTACTAGCCAGCGACAGGGCCAGCACCGCCGCTGTCATATACAAGTACCGGTTCTTACGCTCGTGCAGGTACCGCCAGATTAAAATAAACAGCGCAAAGGCAAAGAAACCCATAATGATGTCATTTCGCGAATAGCGGCTGAAATAAAGAAGCATCGGCGACACCGCCAGCATCACTGATGCGATGATGGCTGCGGCCCTGCCCGTGTAGTTGCGCAGAAAATAGGGCAGGAAAACCAGCCCGGCCCCAAAGAAAGTATAAATCAGTCGGGCAGTAAAGTCGTCGTCCCAGAAGATCGCAAAGACCAGCGCGTTCAGGAAGAACTGCAACGGGCCGTGCATCCACGGCTCGTGCCGGTACCCCTCGCCGGCAAAAAGTCTCCAGCTATAGTGTGTATGCAGGCTTTCGTCATAGTGGTAAGGGCGGCCACCCAGGTCCCACAGCCTCATACCCAGGGCCATCATCGCCAGCCCCAGGAAAATCCATAGGTCTAAGTTCTGCTTAGACCTGAGGAAGTTTGATGAGCGAGAAAGTGCGGTTTTGAGCATACTATGTGTCGTCCCGACTCGTCGGGACAAGTCTCTCATAAACCATTACGTCCCCGCTCTGAAAATAGACTTTCATCATGCTCGGAAGCGTCAGTAGTGACTCGCTTCCATACTTGGCTCGCTCTCGAGGGCCAAAAAACACATACCGTATATCATACTTGTCTAGGATTCGGCTAATCTCCTCAGTGTTCCTGCTCTGGTATACCAGCGCCACGTCCTCCTGACGCCCCGCGAAGGGCTGGCTCGATCCCCGCCACTGCAGCTCATGTCCCGGCCAGTTCAACGGCGAAGGCAGCCCCGTGCTGGCCGCCACTCGCCCGTACTCCGAATAATCGTCCCCCACTGCCTCGATTATCCTTCCCCTCTCCGCCTTATCTCGAAGCTGGACAATCGCCTCATACTCCCCCGGCGACCAGCGCTTCATATACACCAGGCCGTTCAGCGTCGCTGGATCGCTGTTGCTCTTCATCCTGTCCAGCGCCGCGCCCGCGGGGTAATAAAATGATCCTATCAACAGCAGTCCCACCACCACTGGCATCGCCCAATAGCCAGTCCTCGCGAGTCCCCTGGTCGGTGCATGCTTGGACAGCCAGTAATACGCCCCAAAAGCCCCCACCGCCGATAGCATAAGCCAGGCTTGATAATAAAGTTTGAAGACCGTGTTCATCCTGAGTATCAAATAGTCTTTGATATAAAAAAGCTCCGCGCCCATCAGCAGATAAAAAGCCAAGGCCATAATGGCGAGGCAAAAGGCCGCCACAGTCCTGCCCTGTTTTACCTGCGATATCGAACTGTAACCAGCCAGCCCTATTATCCCCAACAGTGGCAGCAGCTTGCCAAACCTAGACCCCACTGTAGCCAGCGCGCCGCCAAGGCCGTCATCCCCCAGCCTCAAGAAAAACACCAGCACCCCCCACAGCACCACCGGTAGAAAAGTAAATACCACCACCGCCGCCGCCACACCCTCGCCACCCCTCTTCGGCTTCCCCAGCGACCACATCTGTCTCGCTAGAAAAGCGACGCTGATAGTCAGAAAGACCCCCCATATAAGAAAGAAATAGAAGGGTCGTGTGCTAACTTCTTCCAGCGGCAAAATTCCCGACGCCTGGCTGTTGAACGTAAGGTAGAAAGGCATGTACAGCACCGCCGCCGCCAGGAATATCGGCGCCATCATCCCCAGCATCGCGGCCAACGCTCTGACGGCGTGCCAGCCCTTCTCTGACAGCGCTTTTATGTAAACCACACCTGCCAGCAGCGCGGCGAAAACCGGCAGATCGAAAATATTGATGAACCCCAGAGCGCCCAGAGACGCCGCCACGGCCAGCGACTCCCAGGGATGCGCTCGGACCCATGCAAACCCTATGGGAGTCTTTGAAAGGAAAATGTTAAGCGTCAGTGAGACGTTCAGTACCAGAAACGGCAAAGCCAGCACGTGGGCGTGGAGGTCGCCCAGCAAAAAGCTGAAAAACGGGAACTCATTTATGGTATAGTCCAGGCTCCGCCCCTCCACCACCGTGTCGATAACCCGCGTCGACCTCCACCACCAGTTGTACTCCTGCGGAAAGAAGCTTGGGTCGTGAGTGGAAGGTCCCAGGTCTTTGATAATCACCCACGCCCAAAATCCCTCCGAACCCCACCCTTGCGCGTGAACAAACTCCAGAACGCCCACCAGGTTGCTGATCAACCCCACCAGCACCGGCGCCAGCAGCGCGAAGGCCATCGCCCGACCCGCGCTTGCCCCCGCCAATCGAATTAGGTTGTACGCCAGTCCGTATATCGCCGCCGATACCAGCGCGGGCACCAGCGCCAACGACAGGTTGTAGCTGATGCTGGACGGTATTCCCGTCAGCTTTGTCAGTCCCGCCATCATCAGGTGGCCGAAGTAGTAGTAGCTCACTGAATGTCCCGACAGCCACATATCCTCC from SAR202 cluster bacterium includes:
- a CDS encoding NADH-quinone oxidoreductase subunit F, whose translation is MPPNFAELKSAAQQRQQELSSKPWIRVGTALCGKAAGADAVIAALKSELQKRHMQATISEVGCLGPCFAEPLVDVSAPNTPRVVYHNVTPEMACHIVQSHLVHHKPAADLALGVVDAGGVMPGLAKLADHPMMKGQVRIALRNAGHVDPMDIYQYIANDGYAALHKALTSMTAEQVREQVTKSGLRGRGGAAFPTGTKWNFLAVSKQPVKYVLVNCEEGDPGAFNDKGILESDPHSLLEGLILSGYATGAIKGYVFIRHGHEGPIDRTWKAIDQAYELGLLGKNILGSNFGFDAEVALTGDSYVAGEETALMEAIEGKRSMPRYRPPFPAQVGLFGKPSNINNVKTLSYVPQIILKGGDWFASIGQDKSKGTAILCLSGDLKYTGLMEVPLGVTMRHVIENMAGGSRSGKRIKVLQTGGPLGGVLSGDGMDIALDFEVMAKAGAILGSGGIIAADESTCVVDLTRNLVAFCQYESCGKCFPCRTGMSHLLEVLERICRFEGTAQDLELMRSVGQSMQAGSLCGHGQLGFNPVSSALKFFGSEFDQHLRDKVCPTGRCNEPWNPPVKTRRY
- a CDS encoding NAD(P)/FAD-dependent oxidoreductase, giving the protein MKVGIIGGGAMGLAAAHELMQRGHRAEVFERAPFLGGQASTFEVGGGRLEKGYHHLFRSDTSMVELINEIGLGHKLAWIYSKVGLFHGDRIWDFASPKDLLKFKPLSLPDRVRLGLTTLYLQKTSSWKRFEEVTAREWLEKRVGRRPYEVIWEPMLRGKFGRHYDKISMAWLWCKIHLRVASRKRLWDRESLGYPMGSFGEVFDVLGEKIKEKGGEVHIQAGAKRVVVEEGRAVGLDLEWRGRPPESRRYDAVIATTPSYIFTRLAPQLPKDYLEKLTSVSYLSAVLAILVLDRPLTPKYWVNIADRSIPFVGLIEQTNFVPTSLYGGSHVVYLTNYPATDEPLYQMSAEELLEHYLPHLKRINSQFERSWIKDYHHHKVDAAQPIIGVNYGQRIPNNRTPIKGLYLANTTQIYPEDRGTNYSVKLGREVARMVLSDSGASER
- a CDS encoding flippase-like domain-containing protein, which encodes MVGLVFIALFFLTVDEKEMGEALADAELKYLAPAAAFYFGAVFFRTLRWRYLLSPLRVFAALRLFPVVVVGYMANNLLPVRLGELARSYYLRRREDFSASTALATIAVERVYDGITLLLMALAAVPFLLGYDLLDGASSSQRWSWALLGALAAAVFVAAIIVLTMLAIKPGFARTIYNLSRIFPSKLRPKVQKLISLFIEGLMVLRKPRRHLGLFLWSLPIWLFEGALYLLIAYSFGLHQVFEPAWLLVPVVLLVMAASNLASSIPSSPGSIGTFEFPAAAALVLVGVGQGVAGAYAILVHVALLLPVTVLGLVFLWVGHVSLGRLARGSEALSETSKARVEHMTSQEAQES
- a CDS encoding TIGR03663 family protein, producing MRDLSRRVGTTHSMLKTALSRSSNFLRSKQNLDLWIFLGLAMMALGMRLWDLGGRPYHYDESLHTHYSWRLFAGEGYRHEPWMHGPLQFFLNALVFAIFWDDDFTARLIYTFFGAGLVFLPYFLRNYTGRAAAIIASVMLAVSPMLLYFSRYSRNDIIMGFFAFALFILIWRYLHERKNRYLYMTAAVLALSLASKETAFIVIGIAVVLLLPLAMKDLMRLGLRRKRLKDMASPATMLLLIGTLTLPQWSALISLVPGWSGSEGMVLVYTADDGRNPVGLPLWGAPFLNPAVINLPALADAFILGGIAVLGLLGVFMAREKRESIRDSSGRVVGVVKAKSRRVVLVGGLMLIAMAAYAVLALADVEVSQSYLAAGGILIGTATAAAALGLMWNWRVWLISAGIFYFLWLAFYTSMFGALTRPYVECPDTLSGVVDVACTRLGGAFTGVWQSLGYWIAQHDVTRGNQPWFYYILTMSVYEFLPLVFGLIGVGYYFLKREFLGLALALWSLMTFALYSVAGEKMPWLTANLAVPFAMLAGKFAGDLFDGLLWRRLVANRGIILVVAAPALLVAAVYLLQRFLAADNFNDWRSWTALASTVVLVIVVGNLIWLARPRVGIALSLLSVGVLMLGFTAFSAGRAAYTRDDYPVELLVYAGASEDIRTLSEELRDQMADLPPEKKALVDYEIWYPFAWYVRSDKYIEFRCFKDPDEAGYVDWCNKISETSEAGALALLDSHGRRDAIHLTKYAQTGPHRDLLWFPEVYRRPDEDRKKESFREELPKDISFARDRVQDKESWRGGLDYFLYRKLSSEWWDTKFFTYLSVQQTSLSEDAAFDQNQTQDILK